From the genome of Oryza glaberrima chromosome 1, OglaRS2, whole genome shotgun sequence:
AGTCTGGCGTTCCCTTTGCCGCTGTCAGTTTTCGCATGGGTACAGGAAATTGTTGAAGGAAAATAAGCTGGATAAGTTTTTTTCAGGCAAATCGTCAATCTCGCTGGACATGTTCTTTCAGGCAATTCCTCCTCCGACAACGCTACTGTGGCTGCTCATGTGGGCGACCGCCGTGGGCCTCCTCGTGCAGCTGCTCGTCGGCAGGGTGTGCGTCGCCACGGGGAGGCACTCAGGCACCTCGCCGAGCTCTGCCGCGACGAGTACCCCGGCTGGGGGTGCCGCGCGCTGTGGCTCAGCCGaggtcgccatggccggcgagctcctctctctccttcaaATCCATCGTCGCCAGTCGCAGTCCTTCCttgctcctccaccgccggctgccGTCCTAGCCCGAGCGctgcctccagccgccgcctccccactgcggccgccaccgccaccgccggcggccggcgtcgcggcgccgccctcctccccagctacctctccctctcctctctgtgTTGGCGCAGTGAAGGAGGTAGAAGAAACACTGACAAATGGGCCCCACCtaaaggaagggagagaagaggggaaagagagatgaCGTAGCATGCTGACATGTGaagcccacgtgggtcccatgatGACTCAGCCGCCACTTACACCAAAATCAGAGTCAAAACCACTGAAGAACCTATTGTAAttagttttgattagttaagagacgccatatatatgattttgtggttggggaacgattttataactcgatgacaagttgagggaccttggatgtactttttccaattcCCTACACTGGTTGCAATCCTTTAGGCCCATCAAAGGGTAGTGACTTAATTGGGCCAATATGAACTGGACCGGAGATAGGTGATCCACTTGAAGCCCACGTAACCCAACCCCGCGGGGCCACACGCGAAAGGAATAAGGTCACCGAAGGTcctcaacttaacaacgagATTTTTTTGAGATCCTTTAACTACAAAATCAGAAATATATACCCCTAAACTTcctcaaaccgttcaccggaggtccctagGCAGTATTTTTATCCAgttttactgacgtggcatcctagtcagcaaaaataatttaaaaaattacgtgggactcacatgtcagctgcatcccagtctcttttcctttttctcttcttctctttcagCGTCAGTGGGCGAGCGCGGCTGCGGCCTGCGGCTGCGGCAAGCGGCGGGCAAACGCGACCGCAGGCGGGCGAGCACGCGACGACCAGCGGAGTGGagtggggtggcggcggcagcgagcgagcgcgcggcTGGCAGAGcagagaggcagcggcggccggcgcgccaCACGGCGCTGTTGCACTTGAacccgaggcggcggaggtggaggtggaggtggaggcgacgaCGCTGACTTCCCCGAGCGAGCCGAGCACCCATGCCTTGGTGACTCCGACGCGTCGAACGGCGCAAGCTCGAAGTCGAGCCGCCGCACCGTCGGGAACGCAtcgatttttttcttctcttttcttctccttctcttctcttttctctcttcactCTTTGCCGGCGGCGGGCAAAGCGGCCATGGGCGAGCACGGATGCGGGCGGCGGGCTGCGGCGGAGCAGCCGaccccgctgccaccgccgtcgctctcACCGGCCGCCAGCTGCAGACCCCCGCCTAATGCTTATGAGTCATATGGTTAGCCACATATATAGATGCATATACACTAATACGTGCGCACTTTGCATGGCCCATGCATCTCATAAAAACCAGCGAGCTAGCTTCTATGATAAATAGTAATCTTGTTTGCTTAGCGTAAAATGACAAAATATCGTCAAACATCGGTCACGGAGCAGAACACGAAGCGGACGTCCACCTGCGTGACGCCGGGGGGCACCGCCGGCTGAAGTGCGTACGCGATCGAGATGCACGATGGTGGATCTCCTCATCTCGTCCTCCTTCGCGTGCCCGCAAggctcgccgcgcgcgtcctCGCCACGCTCtacgccggcgcgcgcgccctCGACGGCGCCTTCTTCCTCGCGTCTCCGGGCCCAGACCGCTGCCtgcagccgccgacgccgctcctccgcttgctccggccgcgcgccgccgcccgctgccacTCGCCCTCTGCGGttgcgctcgcccgccgcttgcCGCTGCTGCAGCCGCGCTCGCCCACTGACGGCGCCCCTCCGCctgctccagccgccgcccggCCTGAGGCGAAGAGGTCGCCGCGGTGCGCACACGccgaaagagaggagaaaaaggaaaagagactgggatgcaactgacatgtgggccccacgtaattttttatttttttttgctgactaggatgccacgtctgCAAAACCAGGTAAAAATACTaccgagggacctccggtgaacggtttgagAGAGTTTAGGGGTATACATTTCTGATTTTGTAGTTAAGGGATgttaaaaaatctcgctgttaagttgagggaccttcggtgacCTTATTCCCACGCGAAATCCTCCCGCAAATTTTCTTCTTGCCGGGCCGAAATGCGCCATATTCCACAGTGTCTCGAGTATTCTGTAGTCAGGTAAAGAGAGTCAAAAAAATCAAGTTTGGTTAATTTTCCTCTGGATTTGAAGATGAGTAGCTAACCTAATTGAAATCCTAAATCCGGGGGAACCAACGGGTTTCCCATGTCAGAGCAGGtaaaatagcaggctataaaccagctgcaaacatattttaagtagataaataagaagagaagagcagtgagctacagatttatagccagctgtagcacgaactccaagacacagtgtgtgtatgacaggtgggaccaggtattaatagtgtagtatatagctattgtataaatgagctattagattagctacagatgaattggagttagcagttggctatactattaaacttgctctcttGATCAGCATGATGCCAGTAAATGCCCACCGATTTTGAGCGAGAAGTAGTTACCGGTATGGAGTACATATATGTCCTTTGTTTGCTACCGAATATCTTCATTCACTAATTGAATCGACCCGATGTGATGCTATCAAGTTACAGAAGACTGCACCAATTTGGCTAGAAATCTTCTGCTACTCGGTAGCTAACGCTGAAATCAAATGTGGAAGTGAATCAAGTGATGCTATTTAATCCTAAGGTCAGCTCCTCAATATCAATATTGTAAGTTTACCACTACATTCCCTAGACACCGTGCATGCGTTGAACAGCTCGCTAGTTGGGTTCAGGCGTTGAGCAGCAGAGCGATGACATATATGCATGCTCAGATTCTCTTAAATACAATATCGTTTCGATTCTAGATAAGTTCGTGTACTCAAAATGATAGTATAGTAGTCGTACGAGAGATCGAAAGCAACTTCACCatacatatgtatgcacattTGGCATTATTCAGTACAaccgattgttttttttaatggagacATGCATGCACGCAGTCAATTATCAGCACACTAATAATTAATCatcgtggaccgaaaaggataGTAGACGTAGGAGAGAAAGCAACTTCACCGTAGATATGTGGCATATTTGACATATTTAGTGCAACCGGTTTCAATTTTAatggacacatgcatgcagtCAAATGCTTTATGTgctactagttttttttttttccacttacGCTGTTACGCAAAACATAATTTGGAAATTTAAACCGTACGTCCAATTGTTCTGCTACCAGCCGACAAGAGAGAATCGAAAGAAGTATGCTGCCGATACAATCAATACTATTGCATCGTTATCAACTTAACCATTACAAAACTTCTGTGAAGCTACACCAGTTGACTTTATGCAAAAACCATAAAACATATGGAAAATTAGAGCACATGAGGTAAGATTCTTCAGAAGATCAATACGCTTGAACGAATGCTGAGGGGGAGAAAAACATAACTTGTTGACAATTTCTTATTTTCAATCACATAAACTTTGCCAAATATAAAGATTAAACTTgtacaaaaaagacaaatctccAATTATTCAAGTTTATACATCAAAGGCAACGCGTCCACCAATTTAAAGTCAGAATTAAAGGAAAGATATGCATCCCAAACTGAGTAAATAACCCTTTTTCCATTTTCATAAAATATATCATACTTCAAATATTCATTTTAGAGTAAAATACATTGGCTCTTAAAATTGTATAGTGACCTTATTACGGCCCTTAAACTTTGAAAATATAGATTTAGCCCTCTATTTGAATTCAGTGTCATCCAGTGTTTAGAGAAGGAGGAAGTAATTAATAAATTAGATatgtgtagcgcccgttccgtcgtggtgcctagcgggaaaatttaattcataaaaaccctaattgcgaaatctgtttcATTGTCTGTTGTCAGTCTCCGTGCCAATCTCTGATCTcgaatcccgaatccaaatctcTCCAAATTCAAATCCCTCTGTAAAAGTCTagtttgcctccctcaggtttGGTGGGCCAAATTCCCTCTtggcccatctctccctccctcagccCTCCTCTCCCGTGCGCCGCACGCGCACGTGCGTGAGCGCGCGCGTGAGTCGACGCCAAGCCGAGCCGAGGgccatctcctctctcttgtTCTCTCGCTCTCCCACtccccgtctctctctccccggcgaGCCCCGCCCACGAGTTTGAATCCCTCGCGCCAATGCTTCGCACGCGCGCCCGCGCggtcgccgcccgtgccgcgcCTGCGCTGCCTAGCCCGCTGCTCTGCTGCGCCTTGCCCCGCGAGCTAGCGCGCGTGCCCGAGCCGCGCTGCTCGCATCCGTCCAAAACCCTGAGGCAGCGCCTCCCGCTCCCATCCCTCTCTCCCCCAAATCGGCATGGCTCGACGTCCCTTTCTCCCCCTCCgttttcccctttcctctctcggCCCGGCCTCTGTTTTCTCCCGCTCGGTTCCAGCACCATGGACAGGGAGGAGCAGCCGCCCAAGCCGTTGCCCGCGTTTGACCGCGCCCGTGAAGCCTATCCCTTCCCCTCGAAGCTCCCTCGCACCCTAGTGctgcccaaggtcggtttccgaaccgacattgccgccttataaacccgagcccctccccaaaccaatctCCCCCGTTTTCACCCTCGCCATTGCCGCTCCTTTGCCCTATTTTTCCGTCGCCGTTCGTTGCTAagcgtgccggaggagccggcgcGTTCGTGGACGCGTGACGTGGACTCCGAgcgctcgtctccttcctcttcctcggcccGAGGCCGAAACGATCACGTTTCGCGCCGTCGGCCATCGTCACAGCACCCTCCCCTGCAGTGGTAGTGCATCCTCTCCGTTCTCCTTCCtcgctccatctcctccccttagactcgggtagtagcacgagtagacCCCCCGTAGCTAGTTGGCGCCGCCCAAGCCTTGTCGCCGCTCTTTGTGTgctcgccgacgtcgccgcctgaGCTCGGTAGCGCCTCtcatcgccggcctcgctcggcgtagctccgtccaatccgacgctagaaaCGGACTCCGGtggccgcgtagatgctctggTCCGGAGGAATCGAactcccgtcgcgccgtcaccgtttcccccttttctcgccgccggatgccgccgccgcaatccgccgccgtcgagcatcccccggcgaatccgagccgttggctcgtctcccctcgtcccgtgcaacctcccggtgcgCTCACCCTTGCCTGCATCGCTGTAGAtcgccccgccgctcgccgccgccgtctgccgtccgttccggccaacgtcgtcgtcttcctcacgccggcccacgtggctgccacgaaggcgccacgtcggcgccacctcggccgcgaccgggtcaagctgaCCCCGGTTCGCCGCTCCCCTATGCCCCGCttgcgcgcgcggtccaccgcgagccgtgaggctacGCGtaggcccgccgcatccgcacCCACAGCGAGCAgcgcgcgtgcaccgcgtccctcccccaaaccctagcgcgcGCCGCGTGCTCGCTCCGCATGGTGAACCGTGTcactgacaagcgggtcccactcgggaccacacgaggtgagcccggtccaccggctccctctctcctcccttcccgCGCGCCCTACTGGGCCGAgtcctcttgggccggccggcccattagctcggccgagccgcgctTCTtttctcgggccgcgccctagccgctcGAGGGAAGtctactcctcctccctctttcttttcttttcaaaagggtttaaataaatcctttttcctttagatcaaaaatccaataatcttagaaattcaatatcttctcaatCGTAcatccgattgactccgttcaacttccaaaattcctcaaatctcgagatctatctaatggcacgcttagaggtcaataatagggctttgttttcttcatttgttgagttgtcccatttcgcgtgtagtttcggagcccgaagacccgcagtgcgaggatttcgatgatcgagctcaagatctcgagcaaggcaagtcacctttgatcatcttgcccctataatttaaatctaagtatttcttttccgcaaatattgcatgaatagttTAACACAAGTAATTCGACCGCGGCTTGTGAGATAGTCTGCCGgccccaatcctaattgctgcaattaccctccttgaattattgaacacttaaacctcctttgtcaactgttgtgcttcgatgcacgggccttcgggcacgggcatcagaacacctcccctcaaatttaaaatatccaacgatgggcaaaacttggggttttacaaaagacttggaaaacccgacacctgggtcggtgcttgcgaactaaatgaatttccaaaaccgcagATTGggggacgtaccgggagtacggtttctcGTTCTTGCATTTAAGGACCGTTtcccttggaatttcatccgaacataagacaagtgcgaccacatgggtgaaATGGGACgtccctggctgagtaattagctaatcgggggagccatgatgccaagagacatgtggattcaacggggtggtgccggggagaacccccgggcttcctaacacagtatggtctgggacctaacctgatgtcggtctgggacccctctcgttggcatatggtaaacctatgtcggctttcgaaatgccttgtcatgaaatcctcaaggtctccagacgtGGCCGTCTTGCACaggctgggtgatccgggttagtaatgtcgtgtgggtaaagtgtaccccctctgcagaggttgttaaactattcgaacagccgtgcccacggtcatgggcggatgttaggtgattcctagcgtagttttgtttgactactgctttgtgaaattgttgttgtggaatgggttcgatgtttggaaaatccgcggctgatgggatcagccaggcccgggtggcggtttgaaagctgttggccgggtgccaaccttgaatcaattcaaagactgatacattgcacatactccgaccggacgagacgcactgtctcatccgtgtcgtttgagaagcactcacttagttgtttcaaaaaggagtttaaataaaatcaattgcaaaaacaacagccttccctttgaagcctgcattaaacacttaattcccatggcttgctgagtactcttgtactcacccttgctctatataaataatctcccccccagttgctgaagaagatgaagtggatcccgctgacgaggagttcttctaggagcaagtcggctacgatgagttttagggtttcggtcCAGTTCCCAAGTCGCACCTGTGatgattggtccaagtcttggcttccgctttcccttttgtaatgcagttgtgagctcgggatctgtccgcagcccaacatgactgtagtcctactctgtaataaagagacctctgttgctgtgatattatGTCTTcttgtgataccagcactgtttcctgggactggtatcgattaataggttaatttggagcgtcacgggctagttccgttcggggttagttcggggcgtgacataTGTTAGGGTGTGACAGTTAGTTATGGAACTGCTGTGAGAAAGTGAGCTACCCATGGAATCATAAGCACGATTAATCTTGAATTGCTTGGTGATTTAATTTATTAGACTATTATCCTTTTAGACCTTTTGTTTGTAGCTAATTGGAGGTATGTATGAATTACACACTTCTAAAAATACGATTTCTCCAGAAACTTTCTATGTTAGTATTGATTAGATAACCTTTTTATAAGCTACTTGTAATTTTATATCTTTAATATTTAACTAATCcatgtatatattaatttatcggCTTACCAGCTAGCTGTTTCGAACCGGTAGGTGGCAACAGGTATCCTGCCCTTTCATCGTTTTTTTGCATCGGTAGGTAACAGCTGGTTTTATGTATTACTCGACTTTGTATAAATAGGAGAGCATGCATGTTTCATCAATAGTTATCTTGTAGCTAGCTACCTGATCGAACTCGGGAAAATTATTTAAGATGGCAGCACAGGGTGTTTCCTCCGTGCTAGCGGTCGTATTGGTCATCGGAGCCTTCGTGTCCATCCCTACAggtatatatatgcaaaatttGATCAATCATCAGTTTAATTACATTAAGTAAACACTAGAAAAGTATGAAGAAATTTGATCGGTCTCTTGATTTGCATTTCTCGCACGTATGCACAGTGCATGAATATAATTGATCAACACATACGTATACTAGTGCAATCCATCGGCGTGTGCTACGGCGTAAAAGGGAACAACCTCCCGCCACGGAACGAGGTGGTGCAGCTGTACAAGTCCAAGGGCATCAACGGGATGCGCATCTACTACCCCGACAAGGAGGCGCTCAACGCCCTGCGCAACTCCGGCATCGCCCTCATCCTCGACGTCGGCGACCAGTTGTCCTATCTCGCCGCCAGCTCCTCCAACGCGGCCGCGTGGGTCCGCGACAACGTCAGGCCCTACTACCCGGCCGTGAACATCAAGTACATCGCCGTCGGCAACGAGGTGGAAGGCGGCGCCACGAATAGCATCCTCCCGGCCATCCGCAACGTCAACTCCGCCCTGGCCTCGTCGGGCCTCGGCGCCATCAAGGCGTCCACCGCGGTGAAGTTCGATGTCATCTCCAACTCCTACCCACCCTCCGCCGGCGTCTTCAGGGACGCCTACATGAAGGACATCGCGCGCTACCTGGCGAGCACCGgcgcgccgctgctcgccaaCGTGTACCCGTACTTCGCCTACAGGGGGAACCCGCGCGACATCAGCCTCAACTACGCCACGTTCCGGCCGGGCACCACGGTGAGGGACCCAAACAACGGGCTCACCTACACCAACCTGTTCGACGCCATGGTGGACGCCGTGTACGCCGCGCTGGAGAAGGCCGGCGCCGGGAACGTGAAGGTGGTGGTGTCGGAGAGCGGGTGGCCGTCGGCGGGAGGGTTCGGGGCGAGCGTGGACAACGCGAGGGCGTACAACCAGGGGCTGATCGACCATGTCGGGCGTGGCACACCCAAGAGGCCGGGGGCACTAGAGGCGTACATATTCGCCATGTTCAACGAGAACCAGAAGAACGGGGATCCCACCGAGAAAAACTTTGGGCTCTTCTACCCTAACAAGTCGCCCGTGTATCCCATCCGCTTCTAGTATGTTTAATTAAGCTAAAAAAGCTAGCTGCACACATAGCAGTGTTCTTTTTAATTCCCGAATAAGACACACAGAGCAGTGGTAACTACTCGTctatgttgagttgtgatccaaattcatttgtacTTAATAACtaacggatcatcatcccttttagggttccactatatatatacctcttgtaagccgccgtgcggtgatgtaacctcacctcagatatagtgaagatattttgctggctggcgcccgtggtttttttctctcctattttaggagggttttccacgttaaatctcgtgtcttttgtgattgatctactgttctttatcgtttgttcgcctatcatTTCCTAACAGTCTACTCCAATGAAGTACTGCGCGACAGTACTATATATACGTGTGCATGCACACTTTTCAATGTATACTACTTTAAAAAGGCTACCAATAATGTCCTATGTTGATACTCTCTTTTtcggttgataatacttgtcgtttagATAAGGGCACAGTTTTCAAAAATCAACTTTGACAATTATGttatgttataatatgtataaaagtgttaacaattatatggttttattaaattacttttcAAGACTAATCTATCCATGTAGTTACAATATTTGAAAGATAACTATTTTAAAaagattcataatcaaagattttaaaggTTGATCTCACCCTTAtttaaaacgataagtattatcagcctGGAAGaagtataatatataataatgaaTAAAGTGAAGGAAATGTCTTTCCTCGTTACTACCTACTAGGATGTGCATTCGATCTCCACAGTCACATGAACTTGAGGTGTACGTGTTCAGCCTTCGGCGCGAACGATTGGGAGGGGCCAACCGGCCGAGGACCCGACAAACGATTGGTCTGGTAGCCCAAGGCGGACTAGACCCGAGCAAAAATGTGCAACACGCCGATTATGTGCATGGGCCATTTGGCGACATTACGCAAAGAAAGAAGTTCAATTAGACTTCCCCAACTATAGTTCGAATCTGATTCTTACCGTTCAACCATAAAACCATTATAATAGCTCCTCCAAGTACTTAAAACCGCGCAGAATAACTCCCTCAGCAGTATTGATGGTGGTTTTCGCTGGCGTGATTGAGTCTCCGACACGTGGCactgaaaacaaaaataaaaaggaaaaaatatattgaaccCATATGTAAGTGAGGTACCAGTACCCCTATTACCcttctttttttatctctacTGGCGCTCCTTCTCAAGATGAGCGGCGGGCCGAGCTTGAGCCGACTGTTGGAAGAAAGCGATTGCGGGGAGGCGGCAGGAAGAAGGCGCCTAGGACGGTAGAATCGAGACGGTGGGGAGAGAGAACTTGGCTTTggtaggggaagaagaggaCCATGCACACCGGTGACGGAGCTCCACTACATTGCATGTGACCTCAATCACGCTGGCCAGATAAGCGGTGCAGTTGAGCTTGCCGAGAGGGATCTTGTTGGATCTACATCCCCGACAGGCCAGCCAAAACTGAGCTTCTCCACATCACGACACATCATGCTGCTTCTTCTCCCCTCACCGACGATCACCATGTCATGCTGCTCCTCACCCATCGGCCCATGGCCCAAGGTAGTAGCAGTGGGAAGCCGAAGGAGCACCAGGACAGGGACCACATCGTTGAAAGCGCCATTCCCTTGTGGAAGTCACTCTGGCGCAGAGTTGCAAGCAAAGGCAGAGGTCAATGATGGAGGTGGCAAGGTTGAGCTCGATGGGGTTCGTCGGACGCTGCCTCTCTTCCTCTGCATCTGTCTCTGTCTCTTCACTAAGAACCAAGGAGCTCAGAGGCAGAGGTCAACGACGGAGATGGTGAGGTCGAGCTCGATGAGGTTCATCGACTGTTGCCTCTCTTCCTCCGTTGCGTAAGTCTGTCTCTTCGCTAGGAGCTAGGGAGCTCGGAGCACTTGAGCTCACCGATGGCTCGGAGAGGTCAAGCTGGCCATCAGTCGATACCTCCTCGTCGATGcatagaggaggagggagagggcaaCTAGCTAGccaggggaggaaggggaaaaggaaggagagtgggaggaggaagaagggagggagagagaagatagCATGTGGGATCCACGTTGTATTTGACACGTGGGCCCATAgattcttttgattttttttttgaaatggtTAGTGACATGTGAGTTCCATtcagtttatttttatttatatttttgttgattGTGATTCCATGTAAGCACTACGTAGGATGACGACCATGTCAATGTGCCGAGTAGGTGCCACATCAATGAAAGCCACCGTTCAATACTGTCGAGGAAGTTGTTTTGCACTGTTTTATATTTGGATGAGCTGTTTTACGGTTAAGGGTATGAATTCGATTCGAACTATAAATTGGGGACTTAAAATGGACTTTTTGCTTACGCAAAGCCCTCACGGCCGAAACGATGGCCATGTAACCCAGATGGCCGAAACAAAAAGCCTTCTCACTTCATCCTGGTTGGGACTGGATCGAAGATGAGCGATCATCCACTTAGAGCCCACAAGTATCCAACCCCGCAAGCCTCACGCGAAATCCTCCTGGGCCAAAAGTGCCATACTTGCTGAAGAGTCAAGCCTCAAGTAGCCAGGCGAACTCAAAATCAAATAGGCACCTTATTTCTTTCGGTTCAATTTTGGTTTTCCTC
Proteins encoded in this window:
- the LOC127759984 gene encoding uncharacterized protein LOC127759984, whose amino-acid sequence is MAAQGVSSVLAVVLVIGAFVSIPTVQSIGVCYGVKGNNLPPRNEVVQLYKSKGINGMRIYYPDKEALNALRNSGIALILDVGDQLSYLAASSSNAAAWVRDNVRPYYPAVNIKYIAVGNEVEGGATNSILPAIRNVNSALASSGLGAIKASTAVKFDVISNSYPPSAGVFRDAYMKDIARYLASTGAPLLANVYPYFAYRGNPRDISLNYATFRPGTTVRDPNNGLTYTNLFDAMVDAVYAALEKAGAGNVKVVVSESGWPSAGGFGASVDNARAYNQGLIDHVGRGTPKRPGALEAYIFAMFNENQKNGDPTEKNFGLFYPNKSPVYPIRFYHSGAELQAKAEVNDGGGKVELDGVRRTLPLFLCICLCLFTKNQGAQRQRSTTEMHGVAFILTLALVLGVLAVTPKVVQSIGVCYGVNGNNLPSPSDVVKLYQSKGIDSMRIYFPRSDILQALTGSNIALTMGVANENLSAFASDPSAVANWVKQNVQAYPGVNFRYIAVGNEVESGNTQNVLPAMQNMNSALSAAGLSNIKVSVSVSQKGVLADRYPPSNGTFSPEATSYMTPIAKYLASTGAPLMANVYPYFAYGGDVDLNFALFQPTTATVADDGRTYSNMFAAMVDAMYSALEKAGAPGVAVVVSESGWPSAGGSGASADNARRYNQGLIDHVGMGTPKRAGAMEAYIFAMFNENQKDGDETERHYGLFNPDKSPAYPIKF